A stretch of Myxococcus hansupus DNA encodes these proteins:
- a CDS encoding TetR/AcrR family transcriptional regulator codes for MPRPRSSRLDPERRQTLLAVAAEEFAEHGFDGASYNRILERAGFSKGVAYYYFESKDDLYAAVMGEMLDALARRFGAWEAPARAEAFWRTLRERYFAAVAFVMEDARSARLLRGLSQARSHPKLQDTWGRFEGPLVAWFQRVLEDGREVGAVRGDVPETLLLASLMGIGQATDGWLLEQWAGRGAAALEEGAEQVFSLFEDLLSPRPARKPAARKR; via the coding sequence ATGCCCCGTCCCAGGTCCAGCAGGCTCGACCCCGAACGCCGACAGACACTCCTCGCCGTGGCGGCGGAGGAGTTCGCGGAGCATGGCTTCGACGGGGCCTCGTACAACCGCATCCTGGAGCGGGCGGGGTTCTCCAAGGGCGTCGCGTATTACTACTTCGAGAGCAAGGACGACCTGTATGCCGCCGTGATGGGCGAGATGCTGGACGCCCTGGCGCGGCGGTTCGGCGCATGGGAGGCGCCCGCCCGCGCGGAGGCGTTCTGGCGCACGTTGCGTGAGCGTTATTTCGCGGCCGTGGCCTTCGTCATGGAGGACGCGCGGTCGGCCCGACTGCTTCGGGGCCTGTCTCAGGCACGAAGCCATCCGAAGCTCCAGGACACCTGGGGCCGCTTCGAAGGGCCGCTGGTGGCGTGGTTCCAGCGCGTGCTGGAGGACGGGCGCGAGGTGGGCGCGGTGCGCGGCGATGTGCCCGAGACGCTGCTGCTGGCGTCACTCATGGGCATTGGCCAGGCCACGGATGGGTGGCTGCTCGAACAGTGGGCCGGGCGCGGAGCCGCCGCGCTGGAGGAGGGGGCGGAGCAGGTGTTCTCCCTCTTCGAGGACCTGCTGTCGCCCAGGCCGGCGCGCAAGCCGGCGGCACGCAAGCGCTGA
- a CDS encoding aromatic ring-hydroxylating oxygenase subunit alpha has protein sequence MNEATGTKQEERWATHWYAVAQASALGRSSPLGLQRLGRRLVLWRDADGVAHGADAACPHRGADLGLGRVREGMLECPYHGFRYDGGGACRAMPCEGREAKPSKALSLRKHPVREAHGFIWAWLGGVTREPLPELPWLPSAPEPGPNSASVDDVWSARFTRVMEGMLDLHHFPFAHRRYVPPGYTRLDPYEVQVESGSIRSVGWLRKEDGPPGTGLRFDIHVGYPGALHLRFSPRLDAAVVCTPVDGEHTWIAARFHQRYVPVPGLGWLAARLAIAFEFQFIQPDDHRMVRSSLPRSGALSHGTLVRADRAIVAWHQLHRAALGDAPGTGAS, from the coding sequence ATGAACGAAGCGACGGGGACGAAGCAGGAAGAGCGGTGGGCCACGCACTGGTACGCGGTGGCCCAGGCGTCGGCGCTCGGGCGCTCCTCGCCGCTGGGGCTCCAGCGCCTGGGGCGGCGGCTCGTGTTGTGGCGTGACGCGGACGGCGTGGCGCATGGCGCGGATGCGGCCTGTCCTCATCGTGGCGCGGACCTCGGGCTCGGCCGGGTGCGAGAGGGGATGCTGGAGTGCCCGTACCATGGCTTCCGTTACGACGGTGGCGGGGCTTGCCGTGCCATGCCTTGCGAAGGGCGTGAGGCGAAACCGTCGAAGGCGCTTTCGCTGCGCAAGCATCCGGTCCGTGAAGCACACGGCTTCATCTGGGCCTGGTTGGGCGGGGTGACACGTGAGCCTTTGCCCGAACTGCCGTGGCTCCCCAGCGCGCCCGAACCCGGCCCGAACAGCGCCTCCGTGGATGATGTCTGGAGCGCGCGCTTCACGCGGGTGATGGAGGGGATGCTGGACCTCCATCACTTTCCGTTCGCGCACCGGCGCTACGTGCCGCCGGGGTACACGCGGCTGGACCCCTATGAGGTGCAGGTGGAGTCGGGTTCCATTCGCTCGGTGGGCTGGCTCCGAAAGGAGGACGGGCCGCCGGGCACGGGGCTTCGTTTCGACATCCATGTGGGTTACCCGGGCGCGCTCCACCTGCGCTTCTCGCCGCGGCTCGATGCCGCCGTGGTGTGTACGCCCGTGGATGGCGAGCACACGTGGATCGCCGCGCGCTTCCACCAGCGTTACGTGCCGGTGCCGGGGCTGGGGTGGCTGGCCGCGCGGTTGGCGATTGCGTTCGAGTTCCAGTTCATCCAGCCGGATGACCATCGAATGGTCCGTTCCAGCCTGCCTCGCTCGGGGGCGCTGTCGCACGGCACCCTGGTTCGCGCGGACCGGGCCATCGTCGCGTGGCACCAACTCCATCGCGCGGCGCTGGGAGATGCCCCGGGGACAGGCGCATCCTGA
- a CDS encoding DUF4136 domain-containing protein yields MRLLYRMTPVLLGLALAACSGVQVNTNYDPTAVERIERFQRYAWLPQPQGKDSRVYNDITDVRVRMAVDKELQSRGYQRVEMSDDPDFLVGWQGAINTKLSIDTVDSFYGYPWGPYWSPWSSFYGPYGYPYGVGGPRTYVREYEVGTLILDGVDAREQRLVWRGTAQAELHRNLSPEAFQKKIDEAVHKLLSRFPPSPEKR; encoded by the coding sequence ATGCGGCTGCTGTATCGGATGACTCCCGTGCTGCTGGGGCTGGCGCTGGCGGCTTGTTCGGGCGTTCAGGTCAACACCAACTACGACCCCACGGCCGTCGAGCGCATCGAGCGCTTCCAGCGTTACGCCTGGTTGCCGCAGCCTCAAGGCAAGGACTCGCGCGTCTACAACGACATCACGGACGTGCGCGTGCGGATGGCGGTGGACAAGGAGCTGCAGTCGCGCGGCTACCAGCGGGTGGAGATGTCCGACGACCCGGACTTCCTCGTGGGCTGGCAGGGCGCCATCAATACCAAGCTGTCCATCGACACCGTGGATTCGTTCTACGGCTATCCGTGGGGGCCCTACTGGAGCCCCTGGAGTTCCTTCTACGGGCCCTATGGGTATCCCTACGGAGTGGGCGGCCCACGCACCTACGTCCGTGAATACGAGGTGGGCACGCTCATCCTCGACGGCGTGGACGCGAGGGAGCAGCGGCTCGTCTGGCGAGGCACCGCGCAAGCCGAGCTCCACCGGAACCTGTCGCCCGAGGCGTTCCAGAAGAAGATCGACGAGGCGGTCCACAAGCTGCTGTCTCGCTTTCCCCCTAGTCCCGAAAAGCGATGA
- a CDS encoding M13 family metallopeptidase, whose translation MTHPHRRFTGARHVLVSACTSALLTSCASSTSAEKPEAPAAAPQAAPVASAPKPTYGTFGFDLAGMDRSITPGNDFNGYANGTWIKQTEIPADRSSYSSFTTLTEQADQRNRQLIEGQNQAAEGSEARKVGDIFASYMDEAAIEARGAAPLKPELDRIAAISQRSQLATVLGASLRADVDALNMGDVTTDRLFGLWVAEDFNEPSRYAPYLLQGGLWLPDRDYYLVDSPRFAEVRKSYQAHIAAMLKLAGFDDVEARAGRVLALERKMAQTHWPQVDTRDVSKANNPWPRAEFAKRAPGLAWNEFFNAAGLGEHPQFIVWQPSALKGLSKLAQSEPLQAWKDYLAFHAVARGAASLPKAFVDESFAFNGKTLSGVPTQRERWKRGVDATNHFMGEAVGKLYVAKYFPPEVKAEADAMVRNIITAFDKRIDALTWMSPETRTRAKQKVSTLQASIGHPERWRDYSGLDIVRGDAYGNAERATLFEYHRNVAKLGKPVDRQEWYMVPQLVNALNSPQQNSIIFPAAILQPPFFDANADPAVNYGAIGAVIGHEIVHSFDDVGAKFDAQGKLENWWTKEDEAKFQAAGQALAAQYNAYRPLPDLSVNGELTLGENIADVAGVAVAYDAYQLSLGGKPAPVIDGFTGDQRFFLGFGQVWRGKYREPYLRRILMTDGHAPGPYRAATVRNLDAWYNAFEVQPGQTLFLTPDQRVRIW comes from the coding sequence GTGACCCACCCCCATCGACGTTTCACCGGCGCCAGGCATGTGCTGGTGTCCGCATGCACGTCCGCCCTGCTGACCTCGTGCGCATCCTCCACGTCCGCCGAGAAACCAGAGGCCCCCGCCGCGGCGCCGCAAGCGGCCCCCGTGGCCTCCGCGCCGAAGCCCACCTACGGGACGTTCGGCTTCGACCTCGCCGGCATGGACCGGAGCATCACGCCGGGCAACGACTTCAACGGCTATGCGAATGGGACCTGGATCAAGCAGACGGAGATTCCAGCCGACCGCTCCAGCTACAGCAGCTTCACGACCCTCACGGAGCAGGCGGACCAGCGCAACCGGCAGCTCATCGAAGGGCAGAACCAGGCCGCTGAAGGGAGTGAAGCCCGGAAGGTGGGCGACATCTTCGCCAGCTACATGGACGAAGCCGCCATCGAGGCACGGGGCGCCGCGCCGCTGAAGCCCGAGCTGGACCGCATCGCCGCCATCAGCCAGCGAAGCCAGTTGGCCACGGTGCTGGGCGCGTCGCTGCGCGCGGACGTGGACGCGCTCAACATGGGTGACGTCACCACGGACCGGCTCTTCGGCCTCTGGGTGGCCGAGGACTTCAACGAGCCGTCGCGCTACGCCCCCTACCTGCTCCAGGGCGGACTGTGGCTGCCGGACCGTGACTACTACCTGGTGGACAGCCCCCGCTTCGCGGAGGTCCGCAAGAGCTACCAGGCCCACATCGCCGCGATGCTGAAGCTGGCCGGCTTCGACGACGTGGAGGCCCGGGCGGGCCGTGTCCTCGCGCTCGAGCGGAAGATGGCGCAGACGCACTGGCCCCAGGTGGACACGCGGGACGTCTCCAAGGCCAACAACCCGTGGCCCCGCGCGGAGTTCGCCAAGCGCGCGCCCGGGCTCGCCTGGAACGAGTTCTTCAACGCCGCGGGCCTGGGCGAGCATCCGCAGTTCATCGTCTGGCAGCCGAGCGCGCTCAAGGGCCTGTCGAAGCTGGCGCAGTCCGAGCCGCTCCAGGCCTGGAAGGACTACCTGGCCTTCCACGCCGTGGCCCGTGGGGCGGCCTCCCTGCCGAAGGCGTTCGTCGACGAGAGCTTCGCCTTCAATGGCAAGACGCTCAGCGGCGTCCCGACGCAGCGCGAGCGCTGGAAGCGCGGCGTCGACGCCACCAACCACTTCATGGGCGAGGCCGTGGGCAAGCTGTACGTGGCCAAGTACTTCCCGCCGGAGGTGAAGGCGGAGGCGGACGCCATGGTCCGCAACATCATCACCGCGTTCGACAAGCGCATCGACGCGCTGACGTGGATGTCGCCGGAGACGCGCACCCGGGCGAAGCAGAAGGTGTCCACGCTCCAGGCCAGCATCGGCCATCCGGAGCGGTGGCGTGACTACTCGGGGCTCGACATCGTCCGGGGTGACGCCTACGGCAACGCCGAGCGCGCCACGCTCTTCGAGTACCACCGCAACGTCGCCAAGCTGGGCAAGCCCGTGGACCGGCAGGAATGGTACATGGTGCCGCAGTTGGTGAACGCGCTGAACTCGCCGCAGCAGAACTCCATCATCTTCCCGGCGGCCATCCTCCAGCCCCCCTTCTTCGACGCGAACGCCGACCCGGCCGTCAACTACGGCGCCATTGGTGCCGTCATCGGCCACGAAATCGTCCACAGCTTCGACGACGTGGGCGCCAAGTTCGACGCGCAAGGCAAGCTGGAGAACTGGTGGACGAAGGAGGACGAGGCGAAGTTCCAGGCCGCGGGCCAGGCGCTGGCGGCGCAGTACAACGCCTACCGCCCGCTGCCGGACCTGTCCGTCAACGGCGAGCTGACCCTGGGCGAGAACATCGCCGACGTGGCGGGCGTCGCCGTGGCGTATGACGCCTACCAGCTCTCCCTGGGCGGCAAGCCCGCGCCCGTCATCGACGGCTTCACGGGCGACCAGCGCTTCTTCCTCGGCTTCGGCCAGGTGTGGCGTGGCAAGTACCGCGAGCCCTACCTGCGCCGCATCCTCATGACGGATGGACACGCACCTGGCCCCTACCGCGCCGCCACCGTGAGAAATCTCGACGCTTGGTACAACGCATTCGAGGTCCAACCGGGACAGACGCTCTTCCTGACGCCCGACCAACGTGTCCGGATTTGGTAA
- a CDS encoding GNAT family N-acetyltransferase, whose translation MSLPGPVLETPRLILRPPVADDLEGFVALLADPESARFIGGVQPRTMAWRALCVMAGAWALQGAAMFSVLEKATGAWVGRVGPWHPDGWPGTEIGWGLRREYWGRGYATEASAATLDWAFEHLGWTDVIHCIVPENTPSKQVALRLGSSLRGPGRMPPPFDTLSVEVWGQSREAWRARRNPRVG comes from the coding sequence GTGTCACTGCCGGGTCCCGTTCTCGAAACACCGCGCCTCATCCTCCGGCCCCCCGTGGCGGACGACCTGGAGGGGTTCGTGGCGCTGCTCGCCGACCCGGAGTCGGCCCGGTTCATCGGTGGCGTCCAGCCGCGCACCATGGCGTGGCGGGCCCTGTGTGTCATGGCGGGCGCGTGGGCCCTCCAAGGCGCCGCGATGTTCTCCGTCCTGGAGAAGGCCACGGGTGCGTGGGTGGGACGCGTGGGCCCCTGGCACCCGGACGGCTGGCCAGGGACCGAGATTGGCTGGGGGCTGCGCCGCGAGTACTGGGGCCGGGGCTACGCCACCGAGGCCTCGGCGGCCACCCTCGACTGGGCCTTCGAGCACCTCGGCTGGACGGACGTCATCCACTGCATCGTCCCGGAGAACACGCCCTCCAAGCAGGTCGCGCTCCGGTTGGGCTCGAGCCTGAGAGGTCCGGGCCGCATGCCGCCACCGTTCGACACCCTGAGCGTCGAGGTGTGGGGGCAGAGCCGCGAGGCATGGCGCGCCCGGCGGAATCCGCGGGTCGGCTGA